TTTTTTCATCTTGTTTTTTCTCATTGACTCTACTGTTAATTCAATGCGATGTGAAGAGTGAACCATGCGGTCTAGAATTGCATCGGCAATGGTTCCTTCGCCAATTGTTTCATGCCAGTTTTTTACTGGTATCTGTGCGGCAATGATAATAGAAGTCTTGTCATATTTCTGTTCAACGATATCCATTAGGGCATTTCTTGCAGGATCGTCAAA
This region of Williamwhitmania taraxaci genomic DNA includes:
- a CDS encoding ATP-binding protein; this translates as FDDPARNALMDIVEQKYDKTSIIIAAQIPVKNWHETIGEGTIADAILDRMVHSSHRIELTVESMRKNKMKKTQINS